One Spinacia oleracea cultivar Varoflay chromosome 4, BTI_SOV_V1, whole genome shotgun sequence DNA segment encodes these proteins:
- the LOC130472552 gene encoding uncharacterized protein, with amino-acid sequence MDVDDLGADRFFLDVPESSVVPSNLEIDGDLDLEVDIGNTATDYLFAQGDDPFLPRSTPGKGKGLTVIKDLAPLGSAQMNSNVNLSSSPKSQQSVDGPNSLEVASKALGVRPSPVNVSNHVSKTVHTHAMSVSSFRPGPNSSTIFNNAVKLIGAEYLRLLQSTPFLEVTQRYEEASMVYKGIQQLRGDPSLLKRKVDSYVWSVKSYLALEEAAAKRQRSDQVEREIHAQAEVIRQVESDFAEARERQKQLEEQDVAITKKINSLEVELKEAREIKSYLVGDLATSGTSLASLEDQVKVAKQSLDELESTPFVSAEEISQLEEQKTHLQELQSMIKPYEWME; translated from the exons ATGGACGTCGACGACTTGGGCGCTGATAGGTTTTTCTTGGACGTTCCCGAATCATCCGTTGTACCATccaaccttgaaata GACGGTGATCTCGACTTGGAAGTTGATATAGGGAATACTGCGACTGACTATCTGTTTGCACAGGGTGACGACCCGTTTCTCCCTAGATCAACTCCTGGAAAAGGGAAAGGGTTGACTGTCATAAAGGACTTGGCTCCCCTAGGCTCGGCGCAGATGAATTCGAATGTCAACTTATCATCTTCCCCCAAAAGTCAACAATCAGTCGACGGCCCTAACTCTCTTGAAGTTGCTTCTAAGGCTTTGGGCGTTCGACCTTCTCCCGTGAATGTCTCTAATCATGTATCGAAGACTGTTCATACCCATGCCATGTCTGTTAGTTCTTTTCGTCCGGGTCCAAATTCTTCTACTATCTTCAATAATGCAGTAAAACTGATAGGTGCAGAATATTTACGCCTATTGCAGAGCACACCCTTTCTCGAGGTTACCCAAAGATATGAAGAAGCTTCCATGGTGTATAAGGGAATCCAACAACTTAGAGGTGATCCAAGTTTGTTGAAACGCAAGGTAGACTCCTATGTTTGGTCTGTCAAGTCTTATCTTGCGTTGGAAGAGGCTGCAGCGAAGCGACAGAGATCTGACCAGGTGGAGCGTGAGATACACGCCCAAGCTGAGGTGATTAGACAAGTCGAGTCTGACTTTGCCGAGGCACGGGAAAGGCAGAAACAGCTGGAGGAACAGGATGTCGCGATCACGAAGAAGATAAACAGTCTTGAAGTTGAATTGAAGGAAGCTCGTGAGATCAAGAGTTACTTGGTAGGTGACTTGGCGACTAGTGGTACATCTTTGGCATCTCTTGAGGATCAAGTAAAGGTTGCGAAGCAAAGTCTTGACGAATTGGAATCAACGCCTTTTGTGAGTGCTGAAGAGATCTCTCAACTCGAAGAACAGAAGACGCACCTACAAGAGCTTCAATCCATGATTAAGCCCTATGAGTGGATGGAGTGA